The following nucleotide sequence is from Salvelinus sp. IW2-2015 linkage group LG26, ASM291031v2, whole genome shotgun sequence.
tgtggttcccaacgaggaggaggaagtgtgggggtgctttaattGTGACACTCGTGATTTATtatgaattcaaagcacacttaaccagcatgactaccacagcattatgcagcgatacgccatcccatctggtttgcgcttagtaggactatcattggttttcaacaggacaatgacccaaaacacacatccaggctgtgtaagggctatttgaccaaggagagtgatggagtgctgcatcgggtgacctggccaccacaatcacccgacctcaacccaatataAATTGTTTAGGATGAGttcgaccgcagagtgaaggaaaagcagccaacaagcactcatgaagctggttgagagaataccaagagtgtgcaaagctgtcaaggcaaagggtgactacattgaagaatctcaaatgtaacatttctaatttgtttaacacttttgtttttggttgctacatgattccatatgtgctatttcatagttttgatgtctacactattattctacaatatagtaaataaagaaaatcccttgaatgagtaggtttgtctaaacttttgactatgtGCATACTAtcgtttgggatcacttagaaatgaccttgtttttgaaagaaaagcacttttttcccattaaaataacattaaattgatcagaaaaagtgtagacattgttaatgttgtaaattactaatgtagctagaaacggctgattttgaatggaatatctacataggcgtagaggcccattatcagcaaccatgactcctgtgttccaatggcacgttgtattagccaatccaagtttatcattttaaaaggctaattgatcattagaaaacccttatgcaattatgttagcacagctgaaaactgttgttctgattaaagaagcaataacacaggccttctttagactagttgagtatctggagcatcagcatttgtgggtttgactacaggctcaaaatggccagaaacaaagaactttcttctgaaactcgtcagtttattcttgttctgagaattgaagGCTACTCAATGCGCCAAATTGCCAAATTGCCTTTTCTGTGGCCTACAGGCttgagataaaatgtatgacaatgtaatgagacagGCTATATGATCTGATAAATCTGCATGATGTGTCTAACACAAATGGTGCCCAATAataaacaggacaggtcaaagtaaaatggacaacatGGAACGGATAATCAGGATACTCACAACTGCTGTCCAGGAGCTTTACACCGTGGGCTAAATTGTCATGATAAGTGGTTTCAAGTTTTCATCCTTCAATTTTTGACGAGCTgatcattacattttagtcatttagcagactctcatccagagcaacttacaggagcaattggggTTACATGCTTCGCTCAAGGGcaaatcaacagatttttcatctagtcggctttgggattccaaccagcgacctttcggttactagccaaaacacttaaccactaggctacctgccgcgaaaaagaaaatacttacagtgcactcggaaagtattcagaccctttgacttctttttatacattttgttatgttacagccttattctaaattgattcaattgttgtttttgttccacaatctacacacaataccctataataacAAGTCAAAAACAGATTTGAGTTTTTTGCAAGaatgtgatggagtgctgaatcagatgacctggcctccccaatcacccaatctcaaccatattgagatggtttgggatgagttggaccgcagagtgaaggaaaagcagccaacaagtgctcagcatatgtgggaactccttcaagattgctggaaaagcattccaggtgaagctggttaagagaatgccaagagtgtgcaaagctgtcctcaatgcaaagggtggctactttgaagaatctaaattctaaaatatattttgatttgtttaacactgagttactacatgattccatatgtgttagttcatagttttgatgtcttcactattattctacaatgtagaaaatagtaaaaataaagaaaaacacttgaatgagtaggtgtgtccaaacttttcattggtactgtatatttttattcatcaaaaaaaaaaaaatgcgttttcaggggtgctgcagcaccctcgacacccctacttcccacggctatgcaTTGAAGGAGAGTTAATGTTGCATGGAATGAGTCAAAAGATCGATGGACATGCAGTAGATGTTGAGAAAACAATAAGTTAAACAGTAACATCAAGCtcttacagtatatacacatttgTATGCATGACTGGTTTTATCTGCATCTATAGctgggtttccatccaattggggACAGATTTTAaatgcgaatattcaaaaattCTTAAAAAACAATATGTACATTTTCCCACCACAGACGTTTCCATCAAATTGGCTAGTGGCCAATAAAAGGCTGTGCCAGATGACGTAGTGCCGAATAAAAcatttccatcgcattttcaactctactgatggttttgtcacaaaacatttTGTGTAATATTGCGAACGTCCCATTCTGGTGAGTGCATGGGCGCTCTAGCCAACTGCAGATACAGTCTGGGTATAGTGTGGGTATAGCCTACTACATGataagattattatggacaaaagagcgagattattattatttgtcaaacggcagacAAMCATCAATTATCATGTcaacagaataagaccctcgataggtattggaaatgagcatcaagctcatcgccgtgcactttcaccacccagtGAAGTTCATAACTTTTCATCTGTCTCCAATCCAAaactaaatctagaatcggcttcctatttcgcaacaaagcatccttcactcacgctgccaaacataccctcgtaaaactgactatcctaKcgatccttgacttcggcgatgtcatttacaaaatagcctccaacactctattcagcaaattggatgcagtctatcacagtgccatccgttttgtccaccaaagccccatatactacccaccactgcgacctgtatgctctcgttggctgaccctcgcttcatattcgtcgccaaaaccactggctccaggtgatctataagtctttgctaggtaaagccccgccttatctcagctcactggtcaccatagcagcactcacccgtagcacacgatccagcaggtatatttcactggtcacccccaaagcctattcctcctttggccgccattccttccagttctctgctgccaatgactgaaacgaattgcaaaaatcactgaagctggagactcatatctccctcactaactttaagcatcagctgtcagagcagcacacagatcattgcacctgtacatagcccatctgtaaatagcccatccaactacctcatccccagatTGRttttttgctcctttgcaccccagtatctctacttgcacattcatcttctgcacatctatcagtccagtgtttaattgctaaattgtaattacttcgccactatggcctatttattgccttacttccctaatattacctcatttgcacacactgtatatagatcgtttctattgtgttattgactgtacgtttgtttattccatgtgtaactctgtgttgttgtttgtgtcgcactgctttgctatatcttggccaggtcgcagtgtaaatgagaacttgttctcaactggcctacctggttaaataaaggtgaaaaaaaaagaataaaaaagaaaatgtagcCTTACCTAATAAATTGCATGCTTTCCCGACTCGTAGTGGGAGGATCACAAAAGATCATTACGTGACTCCAATAtgatcaatatttgcacatagaaacatttccactgccatgtctcgcataatacattttagacaGAAAAAGATCCACCCTTGtctagtgtattttgttttgtcgagatTTGAAAAGTTTAcagacaaatttgctgtttccatcaggcctgtaaatacattttttatccaacatgtactttactcacataaaaaggttggatggaaacctggtttgcCAAAAAGCAAACAGAGCTTGTAAAAACATGGTGTTTTAGACTCTCTCTACCatacctgctgtctcgacctctgaatgccagtggtggaaaaagtattcaaacgtcatacttgagtaaaagtaaagataccttaatagaaaatgactcaagtaaaagtgaaagtcacccattaaaataatacttgagtaaaagtctaaaagtatttggttttaaatacacttaagtatcaaaagtaaaattattaataatttcaaattccttatagtaAGCAAAGCAGAGAGATAGCcttgggcacactccaacactgacataatttacaaatgaagcatgtatttagtgagtctgccagatcagactCAGTAGGGGTGAGCAGGGatcttctcttgataagtgcgtaaaTTAgatcattttcctgtcaaaatgtagtacttttgggtgtcagggaaaatatatggaacaaaaagtacattcttttctttaggaatgtagtgaagtaaaagttgtcaaaaatataaatagtatagtagagataccccccaaaaaacacaagtacttaacaccactgctgaatgcttggctatgaaaagccaactgacatttactcctgaggtactgaacTGTTGCAAcctctctacaaccactgtgattattatttgacccagcTGATCATCTATGAACATACTGAAGACGGTTCAGTATTACCTTTTGTCCTTTCATTAAAATTGTTAACATGTTTAAACAATTACCAAATCATGAATCTACAGCTGGTCACATGAAGGTGCAAGGCACCAATCATGATCACTGTCAATAACCAGGTtcccatccaacctttttatgcaagtaaagtacatgtcaaatgtaaaaaaattatgaGAGGCCTAAAGacgctagacaaggtggaatTTGTGTTGGTAtaatgaattatgcgagaaatatCAATGGAAAcacttttatgcgcaaatattgatataataaccaacacatcaaagtaaacttgggagtcaaACGATGACAtgttgtggtcctcccactacgactcgtagggaaagcatgcagtttattaggctaaagataaaataaattagTGATGAagttcacagggtggtgaaagtgcaaggtggtgagcttgatgctcctttccaataaacatcgagggtcttattctggtgacatggtgATCGATGCTTGTCTGCCGTTCGAGATATATCaaataatctcgctcttttgtcctaataatctcatcatgtaaacTATACGTGCGCACTAGCCAACAGCGATGCcgataccagagtgggcacactcacTATATAATCCAACATTTTGTGTgtgaaaaccatcagtagagttgaaaatgcgttggaaacccatttaacttgtttatttatttttattcggtacatgggaatttaaccgcaaaagctATTTTTAGttgcactacatcatcacgcacagccttttgtCTGTCAATTTGATGGGAACACATCACTGTTGGGAAAARgtgcatattgttttatgcagattttagactATTCGCATGAaactgtcgccaattggatggaaacctaggtAGCGATGTGTGCTTTACAGTATACATAGCAGTTTACAGTGGAAATAAATATCCAACAAGGAGGGTCTCTACACAAAAAGTCCTCTTATGTTCTCCCCtttaccatcgaggaccactttggaaacgtGTATTAAGGAATACTTTTTAGTGTTATCTTCTGGGAATAAATTCTACATCTTGCTGTATATGTTTTTAAGCAATTCAATTCATGAGTAGCCAGTACCAAATAGTTTCCAGATGCTATCACAGAACTCCTTATTTAATACAAGTAAAAGAAAACATGCAGTTTTGTattatgcttttttttacccGTGTTTGTCGTACCAATCCAGAAACAGAGGAACCATCATCAAATAAGTAACATGTGAATGCAACAGCGCTTGTGTATAAGTATTTTCATATCAATTAATACTGGCATTGTACAATACTGTCATTATTACATTATCTTTAGCCATACAATGGAAAGCATGGATAACCTACAGTAATCCCATTTTAATTAACAGTTCAGTGTTAAAGCCTAGGTGTCATGACTTTCTCCTTCTTGCACAATCTCCTGAAGGATCTTTTGGTAGAAAGGGGAATAGACCAACTTGTTGAAGTGGACCAGACGGCCAAACTTCATGGCAATCTCTTCCAGCTCTTTGCTGACTGGAGCTAGGCCCCCTGGCAGGGTTGGAGCACTCCTGTGACTGGACTCCAGGAAGGCAAGCAGGTAAGTCTGGATGCGGGAGCCTGAGTAAGGAAAGAATGTTCATGCTCAGAGGGTTAAAGTGACACAGCGTAACAAACTAGGTATGCTATCATCACAAGCACATCGTGTCATTGGCATGACCACACATGTAAACGATGATCAAATAGACAGAAGATACAGACCCAAATTATATTCTGCACAGAACTTCATTGAGGGGAATTGGGGATGGCATTGGCAAAATACATTCAACTATGGTTAGATTACCTATAAGCCTGCGGATGGCGTTGTCTGGGAGAGTAACAGCCGAGATCTGGCCTTTTAGAATGCTCTGCCGGTTGGTGGAGAACGGGGAGAAGCCATGTTCAGACAGACATCCACTTAGCTCCACACACATCCTCTCTCCAATGGTAGCCAAGGCTTCATCTGCACTGAAAGACCTTCAGACCAAAGTTAAGAGTTGGGCGAGTTCATAAATTCCTAAAATGAATGAGGGCTCTGGGTATTATGTATGACGAACAAGAGTAGTCACTATGCCTAATGTCATAGACCATGGTTATGAGTATATTCAAGTGTGTGTATGATCATTCAAACTGTGTGTATTTAAATGTGTACTTACGGCATGTGCATCTCTGTGAGCAGAACCCCGATGGTCCTCTTCAGTCTGTCCATAAGGCCTGGCAGGCCTGAGATGGCCTCTCCCGTGGTGTTGTACACTATGAGTAGCACAGACGCCACCAGAACCAGCTGCTCCAAGTCCTGCTGCATTTCCTGGAAACGCACCTGGTCCATGAGAAGAGTCTGGGACAAAGGAAAAAGAGATAGAACATAAAAAAGCgatgatttgatttggaattttaggtattaaaaaaaagatatagatttgatcaaatattgaatttggcctttactactatagcccatagaaacgcattgaataaaacatttataaatggcaaaaaaagacagtcaaaaaataaataataaggaataaggttttgaagtgtctgtcctttatctaggagatataagaaagctcaggaagtATTGTTGGGTTTTTTGACATACAGTACTTAACCCCTTATTATTGTTGGCACAAAacgacctccatacttccatacatttgtatgggttaccttcagacgagtcccatggggtcatattagtttgtagcccaaaRGGTTCGGGcgttacagacagaagttggcacatcagcgttacaattcagatgctacagatgtttttgtgagatgATCTGGATTGTTTCATGGTCTGAATACcgctgtagctcagccaccttcccccgcagatgcggaaggccaacATAGGCGAATGCGGTGGACTGAAACgcatatctctatcttaaactgatggattttaaAAATgggggattttttaaattatgttactTACGACACCGCATCGCGGTCATTTTAATCCATAGAGACGTGAAGACTTAAGACATCAATAGACTTAAGGATTATTAACCACTGTTAGGCCATTGTTTGGCTTGTGTAAGGTGTATGACAGACAAGCCTACCTCAGGGAAAGGATCAGAGGCGTGGTTCCATTTAAGCAGACGCAGGTAAGCATGGTTGTGCACAGCGAGAGGAGTGGGTAAACTACCCGCCCCACCCGCTTGATCTTCATGAAGTACACATTTAGCAGAGTCttgaagccacttctcagtaaagtCTAAGGCGTCTGAAAAAGTCTGCATGTTACTCCACAAACATTTACATCATCTACAGTAAGAGCCAGCACAACATAGCTTAAGTAGGATTTTGCTCAACCAGGAATGATTGAAGCATTAGTGATTAGCAATGATCAGTTGTGAGACGCTCATGATGTACTCCTTACTGGGTTGTTTTTCAACAAACTCCTGGAATTTCTTCCGTTCGTACTCAACGGATTGCTGCAGGAGGTGGGGTCGGATACTGCTGACGGCAAAATTGGCCATATCAAGTTTCATTTTATCCATCACTGGAAATATCGCCCTATGAGAGAGAGTATGAACATGTTTAAGTACTGACAGGGATGAAGACATTCCAAGCACAAAACTTagcaaaataaggccttatgttAGAATGACAAAAAGAGGGAGACATCAATTGTGACACATTAACATATCATTGAAAAGATAACCCCATTCCAGCACTAAAAAGAATTGACTGCCGATTTACTTTAACAGAGGCACAAGATCTGTGATTTCCCGAAGCTTCCGGATTTCCTCATCCCGGCTCGGAGCGCAGAGTGAACCCATCATACCAATGACAAACTCAACCACCTTACTGATGTCCAGAGCTCCGTTCTCTGCCTGCTGCTGGATCAGAGAGAGGTCTAGCYCCTCCTCAATTCGCCCCCTCAACCGACCATGACCCGGAAGCAGAAAGGACAGCAGAGTCTACAGTGGTAGAGAGAGTGACCGTTTAATGAAATTTGCTCTTCTGAATGATAAAacatagatgcggtaaagaggtcaatggaactcgaccaaaacaagtTAAGttgtaatgtcacatgcacaagtacagtgaaatgcctttcttgcaaactcaaaccCCAActatcaataacaatgtatcactagaagaagaaaaaacacgagaaataagaaTAGGAAATATGGAAACATGTGGGGGAAAGATCCCGAATCTCCTCATTGCCCTCCagcaaaattagcctacatttaggctattgttaatactgtatgtgtatttcacacgAGGTAAAAAtcggagtataatgcttgtatggactTCAACaccaatacatgttcatgtcatcgtcaccaatcaaccgcattacagttaaaaaacgACTTTGAATACCACCTTATGATTTCTccatgctagctatgctaccagctcaTACGAACTGGAGTTaccatttagcagtcactttttctaaacctgaaaagggactactaaatgttatgcagcgaaaacatATCCAAATCGGACTTTAGCAACCACCCTTTGGGCCTGATACAATACATCAATCGTGACGGATTTGACGAATATCTACTTTGTTAGATCAGAATTGTTGAATGTATGCCAATCAGGCGTCATTCTTCTATCCCACACGGTCTGCGGTCCATAYACCTCTTTACTGCATCTATGGCCTAGCAACAGCTGTCTTACCTCTTTGATCTCAGCAAGAAGTTTGATGGCGTGATTATATGATGGCGGGTTCTCACTCAGTTGTGCCTCTAGAACGTCCCAGAATGCTTTATGCATAATTTCCTTCACTCTTTTTTCCAAACTGGGAGCATAGCaagataaataattaaaaatGGCAATACAAAATGCAAAAATAGCATATTTACAAAATTGTGGATTCTAGTATCAGTACATCAGGTCTTATAATTGTGCATGGCACAGCAATCAGAATACATAGTGACAGCCACTTCTATAAGACTATCCATTGAGCTCACCTTCCTTCTGCTGGCTCTGAGGGCTTCACCTGGAAGTCATTATTCACTACGATCTCATGGGCCAGGGCCATGTTGGTCACACCTTTCGCCGTCTCCATGAGCTCCTCCACTGACACAAATCTTGGTGGGCTGGCTGTGAAACAGGGGTGCAATGGCAACAGGTTATGCAGCTCTCAAAAGGGATGTGGACCAACTTCACCTTAAATGACATCTGTTCGTTTTGGACTTCAAATAGTACACCTGATTTTGAACCATTAAGGCAGCTGGGTTGCGGCTAGACACATAAATTgtcaaaatcatattttatggTCGTTTCagggagattttttttattttaactaacCCTAAACATACCTTAACCCACATtttctaacctgctacaaaaagtaaATTATGTTTGTAGCTGTATACCATCTAGTTCTCACCCTATAGGTGCTACTCACATTGTGGGGTGTTCCCTCTGTGAGGACTAGGTGTGCCTCTCCGGACGCTCTTACTATGGGACTGTTCAGAGGAGTCAGTTCTGTCCTCTCCACCCCCAGGTTTGTCAGAGTCCTTGGGCATGTTGCTCCTCTCACTTGAGTCCCGGGACTGAAAAATTTAAGTTGGGATAAATTAGGATAAGAAACATATTCAAATACTTTCAGTTGTGTGATGGCTGACCACTAGCCTCTACAAATCAGAGAGTGGAAGACTCTCTCGTCTCTAACATGTAGGCTCACTTTTTGTGTTCAGTCCCATCACAAGTCAGACTGTGGAATAAACTTCACTTGAACATACGTCACCTGTTGTCCTCTGATTTTGGCCTTATGTAGGAGGTAATCTGAGCCAAAATAGCCACAGAGTAGTGTTATTAACACTACTTTCAGTATGATGGTCTGTAAGTTGGTTTGTATTTTCAATGCTGCCGCAAATCACACGCGATTTGCACAATATGTCAACAATAGCCGAGTTTAACCAAAGCACAGACCAAAAGTTGTCCCACACAATCATCTGGCAAATTCCCACACAATCAGCTGATTGCAAGGGAAGAGCTTTGGTCGAGAACATTTGGTTACATTCGGCTATTGTTTACATACTGTGCACCACGTGAAATGCATCAGGAGATGGAAAATACAAGCAAGCAACAGAACCTAACGGTGCCGCAAAAACTCGGGTAAACAACACTTTCCTGTGGTTACCCTATCTCCAGTTCCTACCTCCAAAAGGACCAACAGCACGGACAACCGATAACGTACGTTTAAATATCactgtattcaacattctggcttgtagagacaGACTACAGCGTTTTTTACAGCGACGTCTTTCAGACTGATAGCATggagtaaccatggtaacagGCTGATGTTTAGACAACCTGACCCCAACACAAGGCAAGCATTAAGACAACTTAAGGCAGACAGGACATCGCACCATCCTAATGGTGTGattgcaaaacaaaaacaatcagaGCTCTGTGGCGTCTGGTCATAAGATCACTGGCGCATAACAAACAATGCACAGTTCTGTCAAGGCTAAACCAATAGTGTGATTTCAATGACGTCACCGAGTCCTTACACCTCGACAGCAGAGACAGCCTAACTTACGTCATGAGCTAGCAAgcaaaaacactattattgtgagCAACATACCGTATActgtggttagctagctagcagcgtaGATTTCTTTGGTCCTACTTTTGCCAGACCTGAAGTGAATGGACAGTGGAGTGATGGAGTAGTAGTCTCTCTGCTGgctgaaaacaaaacaataacgtTACCTACTGCCTGATGTTCATCATCTGGCTGCTAGGCTAACTATAGCTTCGATACAACCAATATAGTTTTTTACAGCACAATGTAAAAACTATCTAGGTTGCATCGAAGCCAGGCTCGCTAATGTTACATGTAAAATAATTAGAATCAATTTGGTTACCTAATCAAAGTGTACTTCTGGCATGGTGAATGaagttacatagctagctaaatgCGTTGTTGATCTCTGGTGAAAATTAAGGAAGTCTTCCGGTAGTGGGTTGGGCCAAAGTGACGTCAAACTTCGACCACTCTCGTCGTGAGGTCCTGCTAAATAAATTCTCAGACGGAAGATGGCTACAATATTTATGACTGCAATGTGTCCCTCAACACAAAAACACGGAAACTTAAAGAAAAATAAGACTGATGCAATCAGAGTTCTCCCACTCGAGTTAAATTCAAATACCATCCATCTCCATGTATTAAAATACTTGGATTATTTAAATGCAATTCATAATGCATGTTTACAAAGTTTGTCCTAGGCCTATACAAACATGTACAAAGTGTGATCTTTTGACAAAATTGACACTGGCTACACACTGACAGCAGACATAGAAAGGATCCATTCTTCTCTTTGGCAGAGTACTTTGGATCACTGGAGGATGGTGGGTGCAGGGCCGATTCCAGGCATAATCGGTCGCTTAGGAACCCCAGCCGCTAGGTGGCCCCGACcaaaataattaaatatacactgagtcaAATTATGAACGCAAcaagtaaagtgttggtcccatgtttcatgagctgaagtaaaagatcccagaaatgttccatacgctcaAATCTCTCTCAGACTTCAGTGTTTTCAAAACAACTTTAACCAGCTCCAACTGGTAAAAATCGATTTGAAttgtcatccaactcgggaactctgcttctttctagagctccgactttccgacctgaatatcactgacgtcatgatttgacctagtatttttctgagttcccagttgttttgaacgtggcatgtcacccctactcttacgataagtactATGGGATCTTtactgaccacagagagtcaagacgataatttaacgtcccatccgaaagacagcaccctacacagggcaaagTCCCCAATCACTGCCGTGGGGaatttacatatatatttttaacttccagcagcatctggtgtcccatccagggactgaccaggaccaaccctgcttagcttcagaggcaagccagcagtggagaTTACGTGACTCAAGGTcatgtggaattttactgcggtcatgactcatgactgctgaTGTGACGGTAATACAGTCACCCCAACAGCCCtatgcacaactgaagaattttgtcacaaactgtcagaaaccatctcagggaagctcatctgcgtgctcgtagtcctcaccagggtcttgaccagaCTGCAGTTGGGCGTcataacagacttcagtgggcaaatgctcaccttcg
It contains:
- the tcp11l1 gene encoding T-complex protein 11-like protein 1 gives rise to the protein MPKDSDKPGGGEDRTDSSEQSHSKSVRRGTPSPHRGNTPQSSPPRFVSVEELMETAKGVTNMALAHEIVVNNDFQVKPSEPAEGSLEKRVKEIMHKAFWDVLEAQLSENPPSYNHAIKLLAEIKETLLSFLLPGHGRLRGRIEEXLDLSLIQQQAENGALDISKVVEFVIGMMGSLCAPSRDEEIRKLREITDLVPLLKAIFPVMDKMKLDMANFAVSSIRPHLLQQSVEYERKKFQEFVEKQPNALDFTEKWLQDSAKCVLHEDQAGGAGSLPTPLAVHNHAYLRLLKWNHASDPFPETLLMDQVRFQEMQQDLEQLVLVASVLLIVYNTTGEAISGLPGLMDRLKRTIGVLLTEMHMPSFSADEALATIGERMCVELSGCLSEHGFSPFSTNRQSILKGQISAVTLPDNAIRRLIGSRIQTYLLAFLESSHRSAPTLPGGLAPVSKELEEIAMKFGRLVHFNKLVYSPFYQKILQEIVQEGESHDT